In Cygnus atratus isolate AKBS03 ecotype Queensland, Australia chromosome 5, CAtr_DNAZoo_HiC_assembly, whole genome shotgun sequence, a single window of DNA contains:
- the LOC118250818 gene encoding 1-aminocyclopropane-1-carboxylate synthase-like protein 1 isoform X3 produces the protein MASSSRMQNVVPRPGFSALHRLRKKRKGQRVKDPLDDLLLKTLTSQRAMEERFLQMEERRFQRDLDVEERRMQLEQRRFELEREHEFRMFNVFAQMLSILKQSHSGSSSSIAMPRGLDFSQALSEITGLRGGGGGDLQELRARPLAERRVDMHGFCHQGDFQKSPYLSARGNIANIFRGSTEEGYKAYHADKYDEDKNPNGIINFGTSENKLCFDLMSKRLTQTDMNLMEPPLLQYPDWKGHMFLREEVARFLTYYCKAPAPLKAENVIVLNGCGSLFSALATVLCDPGEAVLIATPFYGGITQSVFLYGNVKLVYAYLDSKITGTSTRPFQLTVEKLEKALQDARAEGITVRALILLNPQNPLGDIYSLSELRDYLEFAKRHELHVIVDEIYMLSVFDESATFHSVLGMDRLPDPQRTHVMWGISKDFAVSGIRFGTLYTENQDVANAVASLCYFHGVCGPVQHKVAQLLRDRDWINQVYLRANHARLKAAHTYVTDELKTLGVPFLNRNAGFFVWIDFRKYLRTGTFEEEMLLWRRFLDNKVLLSCGKAFECSEPGWFRIIFADKTHRLQLGMQRIRKVLEEREQEILAEEKEQPCQSDQDGKADSTDEVIFVSRHQEPTCSGSSNLGDLIGLLQQQMRSSDWLQKNTAEQFAQEKPEIYDVFSKLVGKQ, from the exons ATGGCCAGCTCATCACGGATGCAGAACGTGGTTCCCCGGCCTGGCTTCTCTGCCTTGCATCGCCTGAGAAAAAAGCGGAAAGGCCAGCGGGTGAAGGACCCTCTTGACGATCTCCTGCTGAAGACCCTGACGTCTCAGCGGGCCATGGAAGAGCGCTTCTTGCAGATGGAGGAGCGCCGATTTCAGCGAGACTTGGACGTGGAGGAGCGCCggatgcagctggagcagcGGCGCTTCGAACTGGAGCGGGAGCACGAGTTCCGCATGTTCAACGTTTTCGCTCAGATGCTCAGCATCCTGAAGCAGAGCCACAGtggctcctcctcctccattgCAATGCCTCGGGGCTTGGACTTCAGCCAGGCGCTGTCCGAAATCACCGGcctcagaggaggaggaggaggcgacCTGCAAGAGCTGCGGGCTCGACCGCTGGCTGAGAGGAGGGTTGACATGCACGGCTTCTGCCACCAGGGTGACTTCCAGAAGAGCCCCTACCTCTCTGCTCGGGGCAACATCGCCAACATTTTCCGGGGCTCCACTGAGGAAGGGTACAAAGCTTATCACGCTGACAAGTACGATGAAGACAAGAACCCCAAT ggTATAATTAATTTTGGCACCAGTGAGAATAAACTCTGCTTTGACCTGATGTCTAAACGG CTGACGCAGACTGATATGAACCTCATGGAGCCTCCACTGCTTCAGTATCCTGACTGGAAGGGACATATGTT TTTACGGGAGGAAGTGGCTCGATTTTTGACCTATTACTGCAAGGCCCCTGCACCTCTTAAGGCAGAAAAT GTGATTGTTCTGAATGGTTGTGGCTCTTTGTTTTCTGCGTTAGCTACAGTCCTTTGTGATCCAGGAG AGGCTGTTCTGATTGCTACTCCTTTTTATGGTGGTATCACCCAGAGCGTCTTTCTGTATGGCAATGTCAAGCTGGTGTACGCCTATTTAGACAGTAAG ATTACTGGAACAAGCACTCGGCCTTTTCAGCTTACAgtggaaaaactggaaaaagccTTGCAGGATGCCCGTGCAGAG GGTATCACTGTAAGGGCCTTAATTCTACTGAATCCCCAAAATCCCCTTGGGGACATCTATTCCTTGTCAGAATTACGGGATTACCTGGAATTTGCTAAAAG ACATGAATTGCATGTGATAGTAGATGAGATCTACATGCTGTCAGTTTTTGATGAATCAGCCACGTTTCACAGTGTCCTAGGCATGGACAG ATTGCCTGATCCACAGAGGACCCATGTGATGTGGGGAATAAGCAAG GATTTTGCTGTCTCTGGGATTCGCTTTGGTACTTTGTACACAGAGAACCAAGATGTCGCTAATGCGGTGGCTTCTTTGTGCTACTTCCACGGGGTCTGTGGACCTGTCCAGCACAAGGTTGCACAGCTGCTTAGAGACAGAG ACTGGATCAACCAGGTGTACCTGAGGGCCAACCATGCCCGCCTAAAAGCTGCCCATACATATGTGACAGATGAGCTGAAGACACTTGGGGTTCCTTTTCTCAACCGCAACGCAGGCTTCTTTGTCTGGATTGATTTCAGAAAG TACCTTAGGACGGGAACATTTgaggaggagatgctgctcTGGAGGCGTTTTCTCGATAACAAGGTCCTCCTGTCCTGCGGCAAAGCCTTTGAGTGCAGTGAACCTGGATGGTTCCGCATCATTTTTGCTGACAAGACCCACCGACTACAGCTGG GTATGCAGCGGATCCGCAAGGTTTTGGAAGAGCGAGAGCAGGAGATACTGGCTGAGGAAAAGGAGCAGCCTTGTCAGTCAGATCAGGATGGCAAAGCAGATAGCACAGATGAAGTAATTTTTGTATCCCGCCACCAGGAACCTACCTGTTCTGGTAGCTCCAACCTCGGTGACCTCAttggcctcctgcagcagcagatgcgTTCGTCTGACTggctacagaaaaatacagcagagcaGTTTGCACAGGAAAAGCCAGAAATCTACGATGTGTTCAGTAAACTGGTGGGGAAACAGTAG
- the LOC118250818 gene encoding 1-aminocyclopropane-1-carboxylate synthase-like protein 1 isoform X2 — translation MRWREPSWRGPRTTLPSPGWRFPLKPVFHLQDLERRRVWKSLVETAYVCKGDENSALGVQQTVTWLPWKVESGNHRDFQPASDRLMEEHSVLGRKRGFSESNMASSSRMQNVVPRPGFSALHRLRKKRKGQRVKDPLDDLLLKTLTSQRAMEERFLQMEERRFQRDLDVEERRMQLEQRRFELEREHEFRMFNVFAQMLSILKQSHSGSSSSIAMPRGLDFSQALSEITGLRGGGGGDLQELRARPLAERRVDMHGFCHQGDFQKSPYLSARGNIANIFRGSTEEGYKAYHADKYDEDKNPNGIINFGTSENKLCFDLMSKRLTQTDMNLMEPPLLQYPDWKGHMFLREEVARFLTYYCKAPAPLKAENVIVLNGCGSLFSALATVLCDPGEAVLIATPFYGGITQSVFLYGNVKLVYAYLDSKITGTSTRPFQLTVEKLEKALQDARAEGITVRALILLNPQNPLGDIYSLSELRDYLEFAKRHELHVIVDEIYMLSVFDESATFHSVLGMDRLPDPQRTHVMWGISKDFAVSGIRFGTLYTENQDVANAVASLCYFHGVCGPVQHKVAQLLRDRDWINQVYLRANHARLKAAHTYVTDELKTLGVPFLNRNAGFFVWIDFRKYLRTGTFEEEMLLWRRFLDNKVLLSCGKAFECSEPGWFRIIFADKTHRLQLGMQRIRKVLEEREQEILAEEKEQPCQSDQDGKADSTDEVIFVSRHQEPTCSGSSNLGDLIGLLQQQMRSSDWLQKNTAEQFAQEKPEIYDVFSKLVGKQ, via the exons ATGAGATGGAGAGAGCCTTCTTGGAGAGGGCCCAGAACGACTCTCCCATCTCCAGGGTGGAGGTTCCCATTGAAACCAGTGTTTCACCTTCAG GACTTGGAAAGAAGACGTGTTTGGAAGTCACTGGTAGAAACAGCTTATGTGTGTAAAGGAGACGAGAATTCTGCACTGGGCGTGCAACAGACCGTTACTTGGCTGCCGTGGAAGGTGGAGTCTGGAAATCACAGAGATTTCCAGCCGGCCTCGGACAGGTTGATGGAAGAACACAGCGTGCTTGGGAGGAAGAGAG GTTTCAGTGAGTCCAACATGGCCAGCTCATCACGGATGCAGAACGTGGTTCCCCGGCCTGGCTTCTCTGCCTTGCATCGCCTGAGAAAAAAGCGGAAAGGCCAGCGGGTGAAGGACCCTCTTGACGATCTCCTGCTGAAGACCCTGACGTCTCAGCGGGCCATGGAAGAGCGCTTCTTGCAGATGGAGGAGCGCCGATTTCAGCGAGACTTGGACGTGGAGGAGCGCCggatgcagctggagcagcGGCGCTTCGAACTGGAGCGGGAGCACGAGTTCCGCATGTTCAACGTTTTCGCTCAGATGCTCAGCATCCTGAAGCAGAGCCACAGtggctcctcctcctccattgCAATGCCTCGGGGCTTGGACTTCAGCCAGGCGCTGTCCGAAATCACCGGcctcagaggaggaggaggaggcgacCTGCAAGAGCTGCGGGCTCGACCGCTGGCTGAGAGGAGGGTTGACATGCACGGCTTCTGCCACCAGGGTGACTTCCAGAAGAGCCCCTACCTCTCTGCTCGGGGCAACATCGCCAACATTTTCCGGGGCTCCACTGAGGAAGGGTACAAAGCTTATCACGCTGACAAGTACGATGAAGACAAGAACCCCAAT ggTATAATTAATTTTGGCACCAGTGAGAATAAACTCTGCTTTGACCTGATGTCTAAACGG CTGACGCAGACTGATATGAACCTCATGGAGCCTCCACTGCTTCAGTATCCTGACTGGAAGGGACATATGTT TTTACGGGAGGAAGTGGCTCGATTTTTGACCTATTACTGCAAGGCCCCTGCACCTCTTAAGGCAGAAAAT GTGATTGTTCTGAATGGTTGTGGCTCTTTGTTTTCTGCGTTAGCTACAGTCCTTTGTGATCCAGGAG AGGCTGTTCTGATTGCTACTCCTTTTTATGGTGGTATCACCCAGAGCGTCTTTCTGTATGGCAATGTCAAGCTGGTGTACGCCTATTTAGACAGTAAG ATTACTGGAACAAGCACTCGGCCTTTTCAGCTTACAgtggaaaaactggaaaaagccTTGCAGGATGCCCGTGCAGAG GGTATCACTGTAAGGGCCTTAATTCTACTGAATCCCCAAAATCCCCTTGGGGACATCTATTCCTTGTCAGAATTACGGGATTACCTGGAATTTGCTAAAAG ACATGAATTGCATGTGATAGTAGATGAGATCTACATGCTGTCAGTTTTTGATGAATCAGCCACGTTTCACAGTGTCCTAGGCATGGACAG ATTGCCTGATCCACAGAGGACCCATGTGATGTGGGGAATAAGCAAG GATTTTGCTGTCTCTGGGATTCGCTTTGGTACTTTGTACACAGAGAACCAAGATGTCGCTAATGCGGTGGCTTCTTTGTGCTACTTCCACGGGGTCTGTGGACCTGTCCAGCACAAGGTTGCACAGCTGCTTAGAGACAGAG ACTGGATCAACCAGGTGTACCTGAGGGCCAACCATGCCCGCCTAAAAGCTGCCCATACATATGTGACAGATGAGCTGAAGACACTTGGGGTTCCTTTTCTCAACCGCAACGCAGGCTTCTTTGTCTGGATTGATTTCAGAAAG TACCTTAGGACGGGAACATTTgaggaggagatgctgctcTGGAGGCGTTTTCTCGATAACAAGGTCCTCCTGTCCTGCGGCAAAGCCTTTGAGTGCAGTGAACCTGGATGGTTCCGCATCATTTTTGCTGACAAGACCCACCGACTACAGCTGG GTATGCAGCGGATCCGCAAGGTTTTGGAAGAGCGAGAGCAGGAGATACTGGCTGAGGAAAAGGAGCAGCCTTGTCAGTCAGATCAGGATGGCAAAGCAGATAGCACAGATGAAGTAATTTTTGTATCCCGCCACCAGGAACCTACCTGTTCTGGTAGCTCCAACCTCGGTGACCTCAttggcctcctgcagcagcagatgcgTTCGTCTGACTggctacagaaaaatacagcagagcaGTTTGCACAGGAAAAGCCAGAAATCTACGATGTGTTCAGTAAACTGGTGGGGAAACAGTAG
- the LOC118250818 gene encoding probable inactive 1-aminocyclopropane-1-carboxylate synthase-like protein 2 isoform X1 has protein sequence MDFRGKKYERGSNWSDPEVVELLQLWADESVQMELESCLRNQHVFNRIAEVLREKGIHRTGDQCREKIKKMKLEYRRIKDNSKAPRGGRTWKFYDVMDRVLNSRPALAYGPLSGSMMAQQVLQGTMVESYHHQFAASALPFGHAQHPELMEIKCEEVNSDEHCLTPEPPPAMSYQQGSPEEHEMERAFLERAQNDSPISRVEVPIETSVSPSGFSESNMASSSRMQNVVPRPGFSALHRLRKKRKGQRVKDPLDDLLLKTLTSQRAMEERFLQMEERRFQRDLDVEERRMQLEQRRFELEREHEFRMFNVFAQMLSILKQSHSGSSSSIAMPRGLDFSQALSEITGLRGGGGGDLQELRARPLAERRVDMHGFCHQGDFQKSPYLSARGNIANIFRGSTEEGYKAYHADKYDEDKNPNGIINFGTSENKLCFDLMSKRLTQTDMNLMEPPLLQYPDWKGHMFLREEVARFLTYYCKAPAPLKAENVIVLNGCGSLFSALATVLCDPGEAVLIATPFYGGITQSVFLYGNVKLVYAYLDSKITGTSTRPFQLTVEKLEKALQDARAEGITVRALILLNPQNPLGDIYSLSELRDYLEFAKRHELHVIVDEIYMLSVFDESATFHSVLGMDRLPDPQRTHVMWGISKDFAVSGIRFGTLYTENQDVANAVASLCYFHGVCGPVQHKVAQLLRDRDWINQVYLRANHARLKAAHTYVTDELKTLGVPFLNRNAGFFVWIDFRKYLRTGTFEEEMLLWRRFLDNKVLLSCGKAFECSEPGWFRIIFADKTHRLQLGMQRIRKVLEEREQEILAEEKEQPCQSDQDGKADSTDEVIFVSRHQEPTCSGSSNLGDLIGLLQQQMRSSDWLQKNTAEQFAQEKPEIYDVFSKLVGKQ, from the exons ATGGATTTTCGGGGGAAGAAGTACGAGCGGGGCAGCAACTGGTCGGACCCCGAGgtggtggagctgctgcagctgtgggcCGACGAGTCGGTGCAGAtggagctggagagctgcctgAGGAACCAGCACGTCTTCAACCGCATCGCCGAGGTGCTGCGGGAGAAGGGCATCCACCGCACGGGCGACCAGTGCCGCGAGAAGATCAAGAAGATGAAGCTGGAGTACCGGCGGATCAAGGACAACAGCAAggccccgcggggcggccgGACCTGGAAGTTCTACGACGTGATGGACCGCGTGCTCAACAGCCGCCCCGCGCTGGCCTACGGCCCGCTGAGCGGCAGCATGATGGCccagcaggtgctgcagggcaccaTGGTGGAGAGCTACCACCACCAGTTCGCCGCCTCCGCCCTGCCCTTTGGGCACGCGCAGCACCCCGAACTGATGGAAATCAAATGTGAGGAGGTGAACTCTGATGAGCACTGCTTGACCCCCGAGCCCCCACCAGCCATGTCTTACCAGCAGGGCTCCCCCGAAGAACATGAGATGGAGAGAGCCTTCTTGGAGAGGGCCCAGAACGACTCTCCCATCTCCAGGGTGGAGGTTCCCATTGAAACCAGTGTTTCACCTTCAG GTTTCAGTGAGTCCAACATGGCCAGCTCATCACGGATGCAGAACGTGGTTCCCCGGCCTGGCTTCTCTGCCTTGCATCGCCTGAGAAAAAAGCGGAAAGGCCAGCGGGTGAAGGACCCTCTTGACGATCTCCTGCTGAAGACCCTGACGTCTCAGCGGGCCATGGAAGAGCGCTTCTTGCAGATGGAGGAGCGCCGATTTCAGCGAGACTTGGACGTGGAGGAGCGCCggatgcagctggagcagcGGCGCTTCGAACTGGAGCGGGAGCACGAGTTCCGCATGTTCAACGTTTTCGCTCAGATGCTCAGCATCCTGAAGCAGAGCCACAGtggctcctcctcctccattgCAATGCCTCGGGGCTTGGACTTCAGCCAGGCGCTGTCCGAAATCACCGGcctcagaggaggaggaggaggcgacCTGCAAGAGCTGCGGGCTCGACCGCTGGCTGAGAGGAGGGTTGACATGCACGGCTTCTGCCACCAGGGTGACTTCCAGAAGAGCCCCTACCTCTCTGCTCGGGGCAACATCGCCAACATTTTCCGGGGCTCCACTGAGGAAGGGTACAAAGCTTATCACGCTGACAAGTACGATGAAGACAAGAACCCCAAT ggTATAATTAATTTTGGCACCAGTGAGAATAAACTCTGCTTTGACCTGATGTCTAAACGG CTGACGCAGACTGATATGAACCTCATGGAGCCTCCACTGCTTCAGTATCCTGACTGGAAGGGACATATGTT TTTACGGGAGGAAGTGGCTCGATTTTTGACCTATTACTGCAAGGCCCCTGCACCTCTTAAGGCAGAAAAT GTGATTGTTCTGAATGGTTGTGGCTCTTTGTTTTCTGCGTTAGCTACAGTCCTTTGTGATCCAGGAG AGGCTGTTCTGATTGCTACTCCTTTTTATGGTGGTATCACCCAGAGCGTCTTTCTGTATGGCAATGTCAAGCTGGTGTACGCCTATTTAGACAGTAAG ATTACTGGAACAAGCACTCGGCCTTTTCAGCTTACAgtggaaaaactggaaaaagccTTGCAGGATGCCCGTGCAGAG GGTATCACTGTAAGGGCCTTAATTCTACTGAATCCCCAAAATCCCCTTGGGGACATCTATTCCTTGTCAGAATTACGGGATTACCTGGAATTTGCTAAAAG ACATGAATTGCATGTGATAGTAGATGAGATCTACATGCTGTCAGTTTTTGATGAATCAGCCACGTTTCACAGTGTCCTAGGCATGGACAG ATTGCCTGATCCACAGAGGACCCATGTGATGTGGGGAATAAGCAAG GATTTTGCTGTCTCTGGGATTCGCTTTGGTACTTTGTACACAGAGAACCAAGATGTCGCTAATGCGGTGGCTTCTTTGTGCTACTTCCACGGGGTCTGTGGACCTGTCCAGCACAAGGTTGCACAGCTGCTTAGAGACAGAG ACTGGATCAACCAGGTGTACCTGAGGGCCAACCATGCCCGCCTAAAAGCTGCCCATACATATGTGACAGATGAGCTGAAGACACTTGGGGTTCCTTTTCTCAACCGCAACGCAGGCTTCTTTGTCTGGATTGATTTCAGAAAG TACCTTAGGACGGGAACATTTgaggaggagatgctgctcTGGAGGCGTTTTCTCGATAACAAGGTCCTCCTGTCCTGCGGCAAAGCCTTTGAGTGCAGTGAACCTGGATGGTTCCGCATCATTTTTGCTGACAAGACCCACCGACTACAGCTGG GTATGCAGCGGATCCGCAAGGTTTTGGAAGAGCGAGAGCAGGAGATACTGGCTGAGGAAAAGGAGCAGCCTTGTCAGTCAGATCAGGATGGCAAAGCAGATAGCACAGATGAAGTAATTTTTGTATCCCGCCACCAGGAACCTACCTGTTCTGGTAGCTCCAACCTCGGTGACCTCAttggcctcctgcagcagcagatgcgTTCGTCTGACTggctacagaaaaatacagcagagcaGTTTGCACAGGAAAAGCCAGAAATCTACGATGTGTTCAGTAAACTGGTGGGGAAACAGTAG